CGTTGATCTGGTCGGGCATTGCGGCGGGTATGTTGATCAGCCTTTCCGTCTTGGGCGAGGCTGTTTTGCGTACCTATCTGCCCGATACCCCAGGGCGCTACCTGATCGAGAACCTTGGTTATTCGCTTGGGTTTCTGGCGGTGATCATGGGCAGGATGCAGCTGTTTACGGAAAACACGATTACGACGGTCCTGCCGATTATGCAGGAACGCACGTGGTACGCCTTTGGCTGTATGATGCGGCTTTGGGGTATCGTTCTGGGGGCGAATGTTGTCGGCGCATTTGTCGCCGCCGCCCTGTTTGTATTCACGCCGGCATTGTCACCTGAATTGATGCCAGCGATTGAGGGGCTGTCCCAACATGCCACAGGAATGGGCGCGAGCCAGTCGTTCTGGCGTGCCATTCCGGCCGGTATCATCGTGGCATTGATTGTCTGGATGCTGCCCCAGGCTTCGGCATCGGCGTTTTGGTTGATTCTTGTGTTCACCTGGTTGATCGCGGCGGGGGATTTCACCCATATCGTCGCCGGATCAGTGGAAATGGCCGTGCTTGTCCTGCAAGGGTCGTTGACCGTCGGTCCCGCACTCTTTGGGTTCTTTCTGCCAGTCTTGGCGGGTAACATTATCGGCGGAACGATGATATTTACCCTCGTGGCATGGGGGCAGGTGCGCGATGATGTGGAGCCGGAATAGAACCAAGATCAGGAGACAGCCGTGAGAAGTCGTCCGCCCCTTTCCATTGGTATTCTATGGCGGGCGCTTCGGGCGAGTTTTGCGCAGATTGCAGAAAACAACCTTGCCCTGATCGCGGCCGGTGTCGCGTTTTTCTCGATGCTCTCGTTGTTTCCGGCCTTGGCCGCGCTCATTGCATTGCTTGGGCTGATCTCTGATCCTGTTGTGGTTGTGGCCCAGTTGGAGGAGATGCGCGGCCTGCTGCCGGATGATGTTTACGAGATTATAAATGATCAGGTGGTGGCGCTGGTAACGGCCAGTGCGGATACTTTGGGATGGGCGGGGCTATTGTCACTGATGT
This window of the Sulfitobacter mediterraneus genome carries:
- a CDS encoding formate/nitrite transporter family protein, giving the protein MNQTQDPELEEEMEEQSVNDAAALSPKLIYEVIRRDGEEELRRTKRSLIWSGIAAGMLISLSVLGEAVLRTYLPDTPGRYLIENLGYSLGFLAVIMGRMQLFTENTITTVLPIMQERTWYAFGCMMRLWGIVLGANVVGAFVAAALFVFTPALSPELMPAIEGLSQHATGMGASQSFWRAIPAGIIVALIVWMLPQASASAFWLILVFTWLIAAGDFTHIVAGSVEMAVLVLQGSLTVGPALFGFFLPVLAGNIIGGTMIFTLVAWGQVRDDVEPE